The Pseudomonas sp. DG56-2 genome contains a region encoding:
- the bkdR gene encoding Bkd operon transcriptional regulator BkdR yields MRKLDRTDIGILNSLQENARITNAELARSVNLSPTPCFNRVKAMEELGVIRQQVTLLAPEVLGLDVNVFIHVSLEKQVEQSLHRFEEEIAERPEVMECYLMTGDPDYLLRVLLPSIQALERFLDYLTRLPGVANIRSSFALKQVRYKTALPLPANGLTLPG; encoded by the coding sequence ATGCGTAAACTGGATCGCACTGATATCGGTATTCTCAACAGTCTTCAGGAAAATGCCCGGATCACTAACGCCGAACTCGCGCGCTCGGTAAACCTGTCGCCCACCCCGTGCTTCAACCGGGTAAAGGCCATGGAAGAACTGGGTGTCATTCGTCAGCAAGTGACCCTGCTGGCGCCGGAAGTGTTGGGTCTGGACGTTAATGTGTTTATTCATGTCAGCCTCGAAAAGCAGGTGGAGCAATCACTGCATCGCTTTGAAGAAGAAATTGCCGAGCGTCCGGAGGTCATGGAGTGCTATCTGATGACAGGTGATCCGGATTACCTGTTGCGGGTGCTGCTGCCGAGTATTCAGGCCCTGGAGCGCTTTCTGGATTACCTGACGCGCTTGCCTGGGGTAGCCAATATTCGCTCCAGCTTTGCCTTGAAGCAGGTGCGCTACAAAACCGCGCTGCCATTGCCGGCCAATGGCCTGACCTTGCCGGGGTGA
- a CDS encoding 3-methyl-2-oxobutanoate dehydrogenase (2-methylpropanoyl-transferring) subunit alpha, which yields MNEYAPLRLHVPEPTGRPGCQTDFSYLRLNDAGKVRKPPVDVDAAETADIAYSLIRVLDDKGNALGPWAEDISPQILRQGMRNMLKTRLFDSRMVVAQRQKKMSFYMQSLGEEAIGSGQAMALNRTDMCFPTYRQQSILMARDVSLVEMICQLLSNERDPLKGRQLPIMYSVREAGFFSISGNLATQFVQAVGWAMASAIKGDTKIASAWIGDGATAESDFHTALTFAHVYRAPVILNVVNNQWAISTFQAIAGGESTTFAGRGVGCGIASLRVDGNDFIAVYAASRWAAERARRGLGPSLIEWVTYRAGPHSTSDDPSKYRPADDWNHFPLGDPIVRLKQHLIAIGHWSEEEHQAVTAELEAEIIKAQKEAEQYGTLAGGQMPSPASMFEDVYKEMPEHLRRQRQELGI from the coding sequence ATGAACGAGTACGCCCCCCTGCGTCTGCATGTGCCCGAGCCTACCGGCCGGCCAGGCTGCCAGACTGATTTCTCCTACCTGCGTCTGAACGATGCCGGCAAGGTCCGTAAACCTCCCGTCGATGTAGACGCGGCCGAAACCGCGGATATCGCCTATAGCCTGATCCGGGTACTGGACGACAAAGGCAATGCCCTGGGCCCGTGGGCCGAGGACATCAGCCCGCAAATCCTGCGTCAGGGCATGCGCAACATGCTCAAGACCCGGCTGTTCGACAGCCGCATGGTGGTTGCCCAGCGCCAGAAGAAAATGTCCTTCTACATGCAGAGCCTGGGTGAGGAAGCCATCGGCAGCGGTCAGGCCATGGCCCTCAACCGTACGGACATGTGCTTCCCCACCTACCGTCAACAAAGCATTCTCATGGCCCGCGATGTGTCGCTGGTCGAGATGATCTGCCAATTGCTGTCCAACGAGCGTGATCCGCTCAAGGGCCGTCAATTGCCGATCATGTATTCGGTCCGCGAAGCTGGTTTCTTCAGCATCAGCGGCAACCTGGCCACCCAGTTCGTACAAGCTGTGGGTTGGGCCATGGCCTCGGCGATCAAAGGTGACACCAAGATTGCCTCGGCCTGGATCGGTGACGGCGCAACCGCCGAATCCGACTTCCACACTGCCTTGACGTTCGCCCACGTCTACCGCGCGCCGGTGATCCTCAACGTGGTCAACAACCAGTGGGCAATCTCCACCTTCCAGGCCATCGCCGGTGGCGAATCGACCACTTTCGCCGGTCGTGGCGTCGGTTGTGGCATTGCTTCGCTACGGGTCGACGGCAACGACTTCATCGCCGTCTACGCCGCTTCGCGCTGGGCTGCCGAACGCGCCCGACGCGGCCTGGGCCCAAGCCTGATCGAGTGGGTCACCTACCGTGCCGGTCCACACTCGACCTCGGACGATCCGTCCAAGTATCGCCCGGCAGACGACTGGAACCACTTCCCGCTGGGCGACCCGATTGTCCGGCTCAAACAGCACCTGATCGCCATCGGCCACTGGTCCGAGGAAGAGCACCAGGCGGTTACCGCCGAGCTCGAGGCCGAGATCATCAAGGCGCAGAAAGAAGCCGAGCAATACGGCACCCTGGCCGGCGGCCAGATGCCAAGCCCTGCCTCCATGTTCGAAGACGTCTACAAGGAGATGCCGGAGCACCTGCGCCGGCAGCGCCAGGAACTGGGGATCTGA
- a CDS encoding alpha-ketoacid dehydrogenase subunit beta, translating into MNDHNTTIQLETAMATTTMTMIQALRSAMDIMLERDDNVVVYGQDVGYFGGVFRCTEGLQSKYGKSRVFDAPISESGIVGTAVGMGAYGLRPVVEIQFADYFYPASDQIVSEMARLRYRSAGEFIAPLTLRMPCGGGIYGGQTHSQSPEAMFTQVCGLRTVMPSNPYDAKGLLIASIENDDPVIFLEPKRLYNGPFDGHHDRPVTPWSKHPAAAVPDGYYTVPLDKAAITRPGNDVTVLTYGTTVYVSQVAAEESGVDAEVIDLRSLWPLDLETIVASVKKTGRCVVVHEATRTCGFGAELISLVQEHCFHHLEAPIERVTGWDTPYPHAQEWAYFPGPSRVGAALKRVMEV; encoded by the coding sequence ATGAACGATCACAACACCACCATCCAGTTGGAAACCGCCATGGCGACGACTACCATGACCATGATCCAGGCCCTGCGCTCGGCCATGGACATCATGCTTGAGCGCGATGACAACGTGGTCGTCTACGGCCAGGACGTAGGCTACTTTGGCGGCGTGTTCCGCTGCACCGAAGGCCTGCAGAGCAAATATGGCAAGTCGCGGGTGTTCGACGCACCGATCTCCGAGAGCGGCATCGTCGGCACCGCCGTGGGCATGGGTGCCTATGGCCTGCGCCCGGTGGTCGAGATTCAATTCGCCGACTACTTCTACCCCGCCTCCGACCAGATCGTCTCGGAAATGGCGCGCCTGCGTTATCGCTCGGCTGGCGAGTTCATCGCCCCGCTGACGTTGCGCATGCCTTGCGGCGGCGGTATTTATGGCGGCCAGACCCACAGCCAGAGTCCCGAGGCAATGTTCACCCAGGTCTGCGGCCTGCGCACAGTGATGCCTTCGAATCCCTACGACGCCAAAGGTCTGTTGATCGCCTCGATCGAGAATGACGATCCGGTGATTTTCCTGGAGCCCAAGCGCCTGTACAACGGCCCTTTCGACGGCCACCACGACCGCCCGGTAACGCCATGGTCAAAACACCCTGCCGCCGCCGTTCCTGATGGCTATTACACCGTTCCGCTGGACAAGGCGGCCATCACTCGCCCCGGCAACGATGTAACTGTCCTGACCTATGGCACCACCGTGTACGTCTCACAAGTGGCTGCCGAAGAAAGCGGCGTCGACGCTGAAGTCATCGATCTGCGCAGCCTGTGGCCGCTGGATCTGGAGACCATCGTTGCCTCGGTGAAAAAGACCGGTCGCTGCGTAGTCGTGCACGAAGCCACCCGCACCTGCGGTTTTGGCGCCGAGTTGATCTCGCTGGTCCAGGAACACTGCTTCCATCATCTAGAAGCCCCGATCGAACGCGTGACCGGTTGGGACACCCCCTACCCGCACGCGCAGGAATGGGCGTATTTCCCAGGCCCTTCACGGGTAGGCGCGGCATTGAAACGGGTAATGGAGGTCTGA
- a CDS encoding dihydrolipoamide acetyltransferase family protein, whose product MGTHVIKMPDIGEGIAQVELVEWFVKVGDTVTEDQVVADVMTDKATVEIPSPVSGKVLALGGQPGEVMAVGSELIRIEVEGAGNHQEGASKAAEPTPAPPVAEPVGASLPREEASKPTPPAPSAHQPSPIVPRAAGERPLASPAIRKRALDAGIELRFVHGSGPAGRILHEDLDAFLTKPTQSTQGASAGYSKRTDSEQIPVIGLRRKIAQRMQDAKRRVAHFSYVEEIDVTALEELRVHLNKKWGDSRGKLTLLPFLVRAMVVALREFPQINATYDDEAQVITRHGAVHVGIATQGDNGLMVPVLRNAEAGSLWNNAGEIVRLANAARGNKASREELSGSTITLTSLGALGGIVSTPVVNTPEVAIVGVNRMVERPMVINGQIVIRKMMNLSSSFDHRVVDGMDAALFIQAIRGLLEQPASLFVE is encoded by the coding sequence ATGGGCACACACGTCATCAAGATGCCGGATATCGGTGAAGGCATCGCACAGGTCGAGCTGGTGGAATGGTTCGTCAAGGTCGGTGATACCGTCACCGAAGATCAGGTCGTGGCCGATGTCATGACCGACAAAGCCACGGTGGAAATTCCCTCGCCGGTAAGCGGTAAGGTACTGGCCCTGGGCGGTCAGCCCGGCGAGGTCATGGCCGTCGGCAGCGAGCTGATCCGCATCGAGGTAGAAGGCGCCGGCAATCACCAGGAAGGCGCCAGCAAAGCTGCTGAACCCACACCTGCACCACCTGTTGCAGAACCTGTGGGCGCAAGCTTGCCCCGCGAAGAAGCCAGCAAGCCCACACCACCCGCCCCTTCGGCACATCAGCCCAGCCCGATCGTCCCGCGCGCGGCCGGCGAGCGCCCATTGGCCTCCCCCGCCATCCGCAAGCGTGCCTTGGATGCCGGTATCGAACTGCGCTTCGTCCACGGCAGCGGCCCGGCCGGACGTATCCTGCATGAAGACCTCGACGCGTTCCTGACCAAGCCGACCCAGAGTACCCAAGGTGCATCTGCCGGCTACAGCAAACGCACCGACAGCGAACAGATCCCGGTCATCGGCCTGCGCCGCAAAATCGCCCAGCGCATGCAGGATGCCAAGCGCCGCGTTGCGCATTTCAGTTATGTCGAAGAGATCGACGTCACCGCACTCGAAGAGCTGCGTGTACACCTGAACAAGAAATGGGGCGACAGCCGCGGCAAACTGACCCTGCTGCCGTTCCTGGTGCGCGCGATGGTCGTGGCCTTGCGTGAATTCCCGCAGATCAACGCCACCTACGACGACGAAGCCCAGGTCATCACCCGCCACGGCGCGGTGCATGTCGGTATTGCCACTCAGGGCGACAACGGCCTGATGGTGCCGGTGCTACGCAATGCCGAGGCCGGCAGCCTGTGGAACAACGCAGGTGAAATCGTGCGCCTGGCCAACGCGGCTCGCGGCAACAAGGCCAGCCGAGAAGAGCTGTCGGGTTCGACCATTACCCTGACCAGCCTGGGTGCCTTGGGCGGTATTGTTTCCACCCCCGTGGTCAACACCCCCGAGGTCGCCATTGTCGGCGTCAACCGCATGGTCGAGCGGCCAATGGTGATTAACGGCCAGATCGTTATTCGCAAGATGATGAACCTCTCCAGTTCGTTCGATCACCGCGTGGTCGATGGCATGGACGCGGCACTCTTCATCCAGGCCATTCGCGGCCTGCTCGAACAACCTGCCAGCCTGTTTGTGGAGTAA